A region from the Conexibacter woesei Iso977N genome encodes:
- a CDS encoding NAD(P)/FAD-dependent oxidoreductase yields the protein MHRPSKTHRWTLPWTFSTFDYRQLCELLAAQGDFTFDTAKVDGITRGTVHTVHTDRGDLRAPLVVDALGWRRVLSEQSAKAIQPPNARLSRGLEVHPPATGDDLELWLDPKYIVPGYAWAFPAADEVRTGVGSFDPRLHVKEPTVQLADDLRIGTEGGYQGNWIPHRLRPSTGDGVFFAGDSAGHCLPTTAEGIRTALYFGLACGRELRAVIEGRQTREQALTRYGSFSADHRWAFDWLWRVQSIVSGINRYPAMDTALELMRSPRTIRWAFTHYLNIAPPSFALEGARPWAREPWTAETPRPAGPDSGTALPAAA from the coding sequence GTGCACCGTCCGAGCAAGACGCATCGCTGGACGCTGCCGTGGACGTTCTCGACCTTCGACTACCGCCAGCTGTGCGAGTTGCTGGCCGCTCAGGGCGATTTCACGTTCGACACGGCCAAGGTCGACGGCATCACGCGCGGGACCGTCCACACGGTCCACACCGACCGCGGCGACCTGCGCGCGCCGCTCGTCGTCGATGCGCTCGGCTGGCGCCGCGTGCTCAGCGAGCAGAGCGCCAAGGCGATCCAGCCGCCCAACGCGCGGCTCTCGCGCGGGCTCGAAGTGCACCCGCCCGCGACCGGCGACGACCTCGAGCTGTGGCTCGACCCCAAGTACATCGTCCCCGGCTACGCGTGGGCGTTCCCGGCCGCGGATGAAGTTCGAACCGGGGTCGGTTCGTTCGATCCGCGCCTGCACGTCAAGGAGCCGACGGTGCAGCTGGCCGACGACCTCAGGATCGGGACCGAGGGCGGCTACCAGGGCAACTGGATCCCCCATCGCCTGCGCCCGTCGACCGGCGACGGCGTCTTCTTCGCCGGCGACAGCGCCGGCCACTGCCTGCCGACGACCGCCGAGGGCATCCGCACCGCGCTCTACTTCGGCCTCGCCTGCGGCCGCGAGCTGCGCGCCGTGATCGAGGGGCGCCAGACCCGCGAGCAGGCGCTGACCCGCTACGGGTCGTTCAGCGCCGACCACAGGTGGGCGTTCGACTGGCTGTGGCGCGTGCAGTCGATCGTCTCGGGCATCAACAGGTACCCGGCGATGGACACGGCGCTGGAGCTGATGCGCTCGCCCAGGACGATCCGCTGGGCGTTCACGCACTACCTCAACATCGCGCCGCCGTCGTTCGCCCTGGAGGGCGCGCGGCCGTGGGCGAGGGAGCCCTGGACGGCGGAGACGCCGCGTCCGGCCGGGCCCGACTCGGGCACGGCGCTGCCCGCTGCGGCCTAG
- a CDS encoding lytic transglycosylase domain-containing protein — protein sequence MSTRTATASRRRQPAAARRGASVAQIRRRRLMAIATTIVLAVCAVLALRPAFHHAVTEISLPLRHEDIIRQQARDKGLDPALIAGVIYAESRFIDGRTSSAGAKGLMQLTPATAQYIAHKSGGTAFQVSDLGTPQVNIAYGAYYLKYLMQRYGDDVPLVLAAYNAGEGNVDKWVAAAKAQDKSLNISAIPFGETRSYVTKVMAARKQYRTTYRSELGL from the coding sequence ATGAGCACCCGGACCGCGACAGCCTCCCGCCGGCGTCAGCCGGCAGCCGCCCGCCGCGGGGCGTCGGTCGCGCAGATCCGGCGCCGGCGCCTGATGGCGATCGCCACGACGATCGTCCTGGCGGTGTGCGCGGTGCTCGCGCTGAGGCCCGCGTTCCACCATGCGGTCACCGAGATCTCGCTGCCGCTGCGCCACGAGGACATCATCCGCCAGCAGGCGCGCGACAAGGGCCTCGATCCGGCGCTGATCGCCGGCGTCATCTACGCGGAGTCGCGGTTCATCGACGGCCGGACGAGCAGCGCCGGGGCCAAGGGCCTGATGCAGCTGACGCCCGCGACCGCGCAGTACATCGCGCACAAGTCCGGCGGGACGGCGTTCCAGGTCAGCGACCTCGGGACGCCCCAGGTCAACATCGCCTACGGCGCGTACTACCTGAAGTACCTGATGCAGCGCTACGGCGACGACGTGCCGCTGGTGCTCGCCGCCTACAACGCCGGCGAGGGCAACGTCGACAAGTGGGTCGCGGCCGCCAAGGCCCAGGACAAGTCGCTCAACATCTCCGCCATCCCCTTCGGCGAGACCCGCTCCTACGTGACCAAGGTCATGGCCGCCCGCAAGCAGTACCGCACGACCTACCGGTCCGAGCTCGGCCTCTAG
- the rpsA gene encoding 30S ribosomal protein S1: MTQTITPTPEAKIVEGSDGLLLEIDGHIVPNYDATFSLFEEGDVVSGKVVRIDNDEVLVDIGYKSEGVIPSNELSIRKNVDPHDEVELGEEVDALVLTKEDQDGRLIVSKKRARFEKAWRNIEAAAESGQPVTGTVIEVVKGGLIVDLGVRGFLPASLVDIRRVPNLDEYMSQPIECKVIELNRSRNNVVLSRRAVLEEERKEQRQEILDRLQPGLVVEGVISNIVDFGAFVDLNGIDGLIHISELSWSHVNHPSEILNIGDTVQVKVLDIDRDRQRISLGLKQTQEDPWQRVVDTYNVGDELEGTVTKVVTFGAFVEILDGVEGLVHISELAAHHVENPREVVQPGDVVRVKILEIDSERRRLSLSIKRVEGQILPSEVRAREAGLPAPGEVAAAAAAEGATAGDLDNVADLGLSEDVFAGGDAPADVAEVAEVEDADAEAIAEAAAEESGLPIEAADDAAVEAPEADEAPEAAAEPEAAAEPEAAAEPEAAADEAGAADAEGDEPTAEADAEPEA; this comes from the coding sequence ATGACCCAGACCATTACACCAACTCCCGAGGCGAAGATCGTCGAAGGCAGCGATGGCTTGCTGCTTGAGATCGACGGTCACATCGTCCCGAATTACGACGCGACGTTCTCGCTCTTCGAAGAGGGCGACGTCGTCAGCGGCAAGGTCGTCCGCATCGACAACGACGAAGTCCTTGTCGACATCGGCTACAAGAGCGAGGGGGTCATCCCCTCCAACGAGCTTTCGATCCGCAAGAACGTGGATCCGCATGACGAGGTGGAGCTCGGCGAAGAGGTCGACGCCCTCGTCCTCACCAAGGAGGATCAGGACGGCCGCCTGATCGTCTCCAAGAAGCGTGCGCGCTTCGAGAAGGCCTGGCGCAACATCGAGGCCGCCGCCGAGTCGGGTCAGCCCGTCACCGGCACGGTCATCGAGGTCGTCAAGGGCGGCCTGATCGTGGACCTCGGTGTCCGCGGCTTCCTGCCCGCCTCGCTGGTCGACATCCGTCGGGTTCCGAACCTCGACGAGTACATGTCGCAACCGATCGAGTGCAAGGTTATAGAGCTAAACCGGTCGCGAAACAACGTGGTCCTGTCGCGACGGGCCGTGCTGGAAGAGGAGCGCAAGGAGCAGCGCCAGGAGATCCTGGACCGCCTGCAGCCCGGCCTCGTCGTCGAGGGCGTCATCTCGAACATCGTCGACTTCGGCGCGTTCGTGGATCTGAACGGCATCGACGGTCTCATCCACATCTCTGAGCTGTCGTGGTCGCACGTCAACCACCCGAGCGAGATCCTCAACATCGGGGACACCGTTCAGGTCAAGGTCCTGGACATCGATCGCGACAGACAGCGCATCTCGCTGGGTCTCAAGCAGACCCAGGAGGATCCGTGGCAGCGAGTCGTCGACACCTACAACGTGGGTGACGAGCTCGAGGGCACGGTCACGAAGGTCGTGACGTTCGGCGCGTTCGTCGAGATCCTCGACGGCGTCGAGGGCCTCGTCCACATCTCCGAGCTCGCGGCGCACCACGTGGAGAACCCGCGTGAGGTCGTCCAGCCGGGCGACGTCGTGCGCGTCAAGATCCTGGAGATCGACTCCGAGCGCCGGCGCCTGTCGCTGTCGATCAAGCGGGTCGAGGGCCAGATCCTGCCGAGCGAGGTCCGTGCGCGTGAGGCCGGGCTGCCGGCGCCGGGCGAGGTCGCAGCTGCGGCCGCCGCCGAGGGTGCCACGGCCGGTGACCTCGACAACGTCGCGGACCTGGGTTTGAGCGAGGACGTGTTCGCCGGTGGCGACGCGCCCGCGGACGTGGCCGAGGTGGCCGAGGTCGAGGACGCCGACGCCGAGGCGATCGCCGAGGCCGCTGCCGAGGAGTCGGGCCTGCCGATCGAGGCTGCGGACGACGCCGCCGTCGAGGCGCCGGAGGCCGACGAGGCTCCGGAGGCCGCCGCTGAGCCGGAGGCCGCCGCCGAGCCGGAGGCCGCCGCTGAGCCGGAGGCCGCTGCCGACGAGGCCGGCGCCGCCGACGCCGAGGGCGACGAGCCCACGGCCGAGGCCGACGCCGAGCCGGAGGCCTAG
- the coaE gene encoding dephospho-CoA kinase (Dephospho-CoA kinase (CoaE) performs the final step in coenzyme A biosynthesis.) has product MPFVGLTGGLGSGKSTALAALGRLGAATISTDAVVHELYTSDEVLGAIRERWGDDVIAADGSADRGAIARHVFATPAEREWLERLLWPLVGARVWAFRVEQESADPAPKAAVVETPLLFEAGMHEMYDATIAVIADESVRAARAAARGHEAVDERAARQLSQDEKAQRATFAVHNDGTEADLETTLSSVLGKLTASR; this is encoded by the coding sequence GTGCCGTTCGTCGGGCTGACCGGCGGGCTGGGATCCGGGAAGTCGACGGCGCTGGCCGCCCTGGGGCGGTTGGGCGCGGCGACGATCTCGACCGACGCGGTCGTCCACGAGCTGTACACGTCCGACGAGGTGCTCGGCGCGATCCGCGAGCGCTGGGGCGACGACGTGATCGCCGCCGACGGCAGCGCCGACCGCGGGGCGATCGCCCGGCACGTGTTCGCGACGCCCGCCGAGCGCGAGTGGCTGGAGAGGCTGCTGTGGCCGCTGGTCGGCGCGCGCGTCTGGGCGTTCCGGGTCGAGCAGGAGAGCGCGGACCCGGCGCCGAAGGCAGCGGTGGTGGAGACGCCGTTGCTGTTCGAGGCCGGGATGCACGAGATGTACGACGCGACGATCGCGGTGATCGCCGACGAGTCGGTGCGCGCGGCGCGGGCCGCGGCGCGCGGTCACGAGGCGGTCGACGAGCGCGCGGCGCGGCAGCTGTCCCAGGACGAGAAGGCGCAAAGAGCGACCTTCGCGGTGCACAACGACGGTACGGAAGCTGACCTCGAGACCACGCTGTCCTCCGTGCTTGGCAAGCTGACGGCTTCCCGATGA
- a CDS encoding DMT family transporter: MDRGFAAVLMVVAGGFIALQSPINSGLGKAVGALQGAFVSFLIGTLVLFVAAAVARGGLARVGHAGDVSSWIYLTGGVLGAGYVTCALLSVRTLGTGGVIATTIAGELFVAVLIDQFGWFGVDKQPIDATRLLGIVLLGAGVLLVVKR, from the coding sequence ATGGATCGCGGGTTCGCGGCCGTCCTGATGGTGGTCGCCGGAGGGTTCATCGCGCTGCAGTCGCCGATCAACTCGGGGCTCGGCAAGGCGGTCGGCGCGCTGCAGGGCGCGTTCGTGTCGTTCCTGATCGGGACGCTCGTGCTGTTCGTCGCGGCGGCGGTCGCGCGCGGCGGGCTGGCCCGGGTCGGCCACGCCGGCGACGTGTCGTCGTGGATCTACCTGACCGGCGGCGTGCTCGGCGCGGGCTACGTGACGTGCGCGCTGCTGAGCGTCCGGACGCTCGGGACCGGCGGCGTGATCGCGACGACGATCGCGGGCGAGCTGTTCGTGGCGGTGCTGATCGACCAGTTCGGCTGGTTCGGCGTCGACAAGCAGCCGATCGACGCGACCCGCCTCCTCGGGATCGTCCTGCTCGGCGCGGGCGTCCTGCTGGTCGTCAAGCGCTAG
- a CDS encoding AAA family ATPase, which produces MTTAPNSGLLRRLDLKDSWRSLHRDFWPADIAAGRRTIMYGHNGSGKSTLSELLLSLAEGDCATGIVWEDGDRRRTAVATGGAGPSPAMAVFTRRWVEENLAEFLEGAGASAIVSLGREAIDAKEEETRLVQEIEELHEGAREAAREQRAADRKVNEMARRVQDRIVSELEEFDFKHYTKNRYSLPIVQDRLRRYRGDIPDDNAHAEALKRLGESAPSAVPEIPEPPSGIFGALAGLAELLAETPVRTAIQALEDDPTAQRWVEQGIEMHDGLEHCLFCANEISNQRRLQLAQHFDESWLRIRGNANNLRDSVLSARERLVSWHSGLPSVELMDSESQMVYGSALDRAASAVQDRLAVMDAVERVLKAKADDPNVRPTAPDFSLLRGGPSTTVLAEAVLGHNDRAARHREVTEDRERTVLAHLIGSHSSGFRELEDQARRCAVKSRTSVESARLAELRLDKVRQSQFTTKAMADILTRDLARVYGKEHLSIAVTADGKSYACRRGDAPGKDLSEGERTTLSLLYFLRKLEDEQSAGDEPSRRIVVIDDPSSSLDRESLFATHQWLVDTLNKFGQYIVLTHDFSLLRLFIKSQRSQWTKSRRRIREGDVAERHFPRVSFMEMYATSLDGERKSWMGALPELLLNNTSEYAYLFEMVMAGVAASEDHERLFLLPNAARRVLEVFASYKVPDRPDFLRQLEALVESRQGEPFRDVYDFCNRFSHGEGNESVDVLDARAVQGQIRRCMEFLRAVDADHFERMCRATHTEATALPERT; this is translated from the coding sequence GTGACGACAGCTCCGAACTCAGGCTTGCTTCGCCGGCTCGATCTCAAGGACTCGTGGCGATCCCTGCATAGGGACTTTTGGCCAGCCGATATCGCAGCCGGACGACGCACGATCATGTATGGCCATAACGGCAGTGGGAAGTCCACGTTGTCCGAGTTGCTTCTCAGCCTCGCCGAAGGCGACTGCGCCACAGGCATCGTGTGGGAGGACGGGGATAGGCGGCGGACTGCCGTCGCAACTGGCGGAGCCGGTCCCTCACCCGCCATGGCGGTCTTCACTCGCAGGTGGGTCGAGGAGAACCTCGCCGAGTTCCTGGAGGGGGCCGGCGCGTCAGCGATCGTGTCCCTCGGGCGCGAGGCCATCGATGCCAAAGAGGAAGAGACAAGGCTCGTTCAGGAGATCGAGGAGCTTCACGAGGGAGCGCGAGAGGCCGCTAGGGAGCAGAGGGCAGCCGACAGGAAAGTCAACGAGATGGCCAGGCGCGTCCAAGATCGGATCGTGTCTGAGCTCGAGGAGTTCGATTTCAAGCACTACACGAAGAATCGCTACTCGCTTCCCATAGTCCAAGATCGTCTACGGAGGTACAGGGGCGACATCCCTGACGACAACGCCCATGCCGAGGCGTTGAAGCGCCTAGGAGAGAGCGCCCCGTCTGCCGTGCCGGAGATCCCCGAACCACCGTCCGGCATCTTCGGCGCGCTCGCCGGTCTGGCTGAGCTTCTTGCCGAGACGCCCGTCCGGACTGCCATTCAGGCGTTGGAGGATGACCCGACGGCACAGAGGTGGGTTGAGCAGGGAATTGAGATGCATGATGGTTTGGAGCACTGTCTCTTTTGTGCAAATGAGATTTCCAACCAGCGGCGCCTGCAACTCGCGCAGCACTTCGATGAAAGCTGGCTCAGGATCCGAGGCAACGCCAACAACTTGCGGGACTCTGTCCTCAGCGCAAGAGAGAGGCTCGTGTCGTGGCACTCTGGGTTGCCCTCCGTGGAACTCATGGACAGCGAGTCCCAAATGGTCTACGGCAGCGCGCTGGACCGTGCGGCTTCGGCAGTACAAGACCGCCTCGCCGTCATGGATGCTGTCGAGCGCGTGCTTAAGGCCAAGGCTGACGACCCTAACGTCAGGCCGACGGCGCCGGACTTCTCGTTGCTGCGCGGTGGTCCGTCGACCACGGTGCTAGCCGAGGCGGTCCTTGGCCACAACGACCGCGCAGCTAGGCATAGGGAGGTCACCGAGGACCGCGAGCGGACCGTGCTGGCGCATCTGATCGGCTCGCACAGCTCGGGATTTCGAGAACTCGAGGACCAGGCCAGGAGGTGCGCCGTCAAGAGCAGGACTAGTGTTGAGTCGGCACGTTTGGCGGAGCTACGGCTGGATAAGGTTCGCCAGTCGCAATTCACCACCAAAGCGATGGCCGATATTTTGACGCGCGATCTTGCCCGCGTCTACGGCAAGGAACATCTCAGCATCGCGGTCACCGCTGACGGAAAGTCGTACGCCTGTCGCCGCGGTGACGCGCCGGGGAAGGATCTCAGCGAGGGCGAGCGGACGACGCTTTCGTTGTTGTACTTCTTGCGGAAGTTGGAGGATGAGCAGTCAGCGGGCGACGAACCGTCGCGGCGCATCGTGGTGATCGACGATCCGTCCAGCTCTCTTGACCGAGAATCACTGTTCGCAACTCATCAGTGGTTGGTGGACACGCTCAACAAGTTTGGGCAGTACATCGTCTTGACCCACGATTTCAGCCTGTTGCGGCTGTTCATCAAGTCTCAGAGGAGCCAGTGGACGAAGTCGAGGCGGAGGATCCGTGAGGGCGATGTCGCCGAACGACATTTTCCAAGGGTTTCGTTCATGGAGATGTACGCGACTTCGCTCGACGGCGAGCGCAAGTCATGGATGGGCGCGCTGCCGGAGCTTTTGCTGAACAACACCTCGGAGTACGCCTATCTCTTCGAGATGGTCATGGCCGGCGTCGCTGCATCCGAGGATCACGAGCGCCTGTTCCTTCTCCCGAATGCAGCCCGTCGCGTGCTCGAAGTGTTCGCCAGTTACAAGGTGCCCGACCGTCCGGATTTCCTGCGGCAGCTCGAGGCGCTCGTTGAGAGCAGGCAGGGCGAGCCATTTCGCGACGTCTACGACTTCTGCAATCGCTTTTCGCATGGCGAGGGCAACGAGAGCGTGGACGTACTCGACGCTCGCGCGGTCCAGGGGCAGATCCGGCGGTGCATGGAATTCCTGCGCGCGGTCGACGCCGACCACTTCGAGCGCATGTGTCGAGCCACTCACACCGAGGCCACCGCACTTCCCGAGCGGACCTGA
- a CDS encoding HAD family hydrolase, with protein MSAEPLASWNDGPAKQALLDFAAHAEASVPAGDRIAVFDNDGTLWCEKPAYVQALYLLQRLQEQAADDPELAARPVTQALLEGDLEAAAAQGLGPLAEVLLATDAGVTAEAFAVTAAAWLEHAPHPHFRRPCADLVYAPMLELMALLRDHGFRVFIVTGGGVEFVRAASERLYGVSPDDVVGSAVEVELERRDGRIDLVRTARLLGSPNEGAPKVINIQAHVGRRPIFAAGNSAGDREMLEYATTGTEHPSLAIVVDHDDADREFAYEGKAMTDPSAEAIAETAARAGWTVVSMRDDWARIFPEA; from the coding sequence ATGAGCGCCGAGCCACTGGCCTCCTGGAACGACGGGCCGGCCAAGCAGGCCCTGCTGGACTTCGCGGCCCACGCCGAGGCGTCGGTCCCCGCGGGCGACCGGATCGCCGTCTTCGACAACGACGGCACGCTGTGGTGCGAGAAGCCGGCCTACGTCCAGGCGCTGTACCTGCTGCAGCGCCTGCAGGAGCAGGCGGCCGACGACCCGGAGCTGGCGGCCAGGCCGGTCACGCAGGCGCTGCTCGAGGGCGACCTGGAGGCCGCGGCCGCGCAGGGGCTCGGGCCGCTGGCCGAGGTGCTGCTGGCCACGGACGCCGGCGTGACCGCCGAGGCGTTCGCCGTAACGGCGGCGGCGTGGCTGGAGCACGCGCCGCACCCGCACTTCAGGCGGCCGTGCGCGGACCTGGTCTACGCGCCGATGCTCGAGTTGATGGCCTTGCTGCGCGACCACGGGTTCCGCGTGTTCATCGTCACCGGTGGCGGCGTCGAGTTCGTCCGGGCGGCGAGCGAGCGGCTCTACGGGGTGTCGCCCGACGACGTCGTCGGCTCGGCCGTCGAGGTCGAGCTGGAGCGCCGCGACGGCAGGATCGACCTGGTGCGCACGGCCAGGCTGCTCGGCTCGCCCAACGAGGGCGCCCCCAAGGTCATCAACATCCAGGCGCACGTCGGGCGGCGCCCGATCTTCGCGGCGGGCAACAGCGCGGGGGACCGCGAGATGCTCGAGTACGCGACGACCGGGACCGAGCACCCGTCGCTGGCGATCGTCGTCGACCACGACGACGCCGATCGGGAGTTCGCCTACGAGGGCAAGGCGATGACCGACCCGAGCGCCGAGGCGATCGCCGAGACCGCGGCGCGCGCGGGGTGGACGGTCGTCTCGATGCGCGACGACTGGGCGCGTATCTTCCC
- a CDS encoding arylsulfatase, whose protein sequence is MPDERKKPNILVIWGDDIGITNLSCYSDGLMGYRTPNIDRIADEGMRFTDSYGEQSCTAGRSSFITGQSVFRTGLSKVGMPGADVGLQPEDVSIATLLRERGYATGQFGKNHLGDLNKYLPTVHGFDEFYGNLYHLNAEEEPEWPNWPPAADFPGFNERFRPRGVLHAWATDADDDTEEGRYGRVGKQRIEDTGPLTRKRMETIDDEVLDVARDFIGRQAAEDTPFFVWFNTTHMHFRTHPKPESIGQAGRWQSPYHDTMIDHDRVVGALLDQLDELGLAEDTIVIYSTDNGPHMNTWPDGGMTPFRSEKNTNWEGAFRIPEMIRWPGRIAAGSVSNEIVQHHDWLPTFLAAAGDDEIIDKLKAGHTIGDTTYRVHIDGYNLLPYLTGAAERSPRQGLVYFSDDGDVLALRFDNWKVVFMEQREQGTLQIWAEPFVALRVPKLFNLRMDPFERADITSNTYWDWMFENDYIVLAATGLVTQFLATFEEFPPRQKAASFTIDQVVDKLNSVLTSGR, encoded by the coding sequence GTGCCCGACGAGCGCAAGAAGCCCAACATCCTGGTGATCTGGGGCGATGACATCGGCATCACCAACCTGAGTTGCTACTCCGACGGCCTGATGGGCTACCGGACGCCGAACATCGACCGGATCGCCGACGAGGGGATGCGGTTCACCGACTCCTACGGCGAGCAGAGCTGCACGGCGGGGCGGTCGTCGTTCATCACCGGCCAGTCGGTGTTCCGGACCGGGCTGAGCAAGGTCGGGATGCCGGGCGCCGACGTCGGGCTGCAGCCCGAGGACGTGTCGATCGCCACGCTGCTCAGGGAGCGCGGCTACGCGACCGGGCAGTTCGGCAAGAACCACCTCGGCGACCTCAACAAGTACCTGCCGACGGTGCACGGCTTCGACGAGTTCTACGGCAACCTGTACCACTTGAACGCCGAGGAGGAGCCGGAGTGGCCGAACTGGCCGCCGGCCGCGGACTTCCCGGGCTTCAACGAGCGCTTCCGGCCCCGCGGCGTCCTGCACGCGTGGGCGACCGACGCCGACGACGACACCGAGGAGGGCCGCTACGGGCGTGTCGGCAAGCAGCGGATCGAGGACACCGGGCCGCTGACGAGGAAGCGGATGGAGACCATCGACGACGAGGTGCTCGACGTCGCGAGGGACTTCATCGGGCGCCAGGCCGCGGAGGACACGCCGTTCTTCGTGTGGTTCAACACCACGCACATGCACTTCCGGACGCATCCGAAGCCCGAGAGCATCGGCCAGGCCGGCCGCTGGCAGTCGCCCTACCACGACACGATGATCGACCACGACAGGGTCGTCGGCGCGCTGCTGGACCAGCTCGACGAGCTCGGCCTCGCCGAGGACACGATCGTCATCTACTCCACCGACAACGGGCCGCACATGAACACGTGGCCCGACGGCGGCATGACGCCGTTCCGCAGCGAGAAGAACACCAACTGGGAGGGCGCCTTCCGGATCCCGGAGATGATCCGCTGGCCCGGCAGGATCGCCGCGGGCAGCGTCTCCAACGAGATCGTCCAGCACCACGACTGGCTGCCGACGTTCCTGGCCGCCGCGGGCGACGACGAGATCATCGACAAGCTCAAGGCCGGGCACACGATCGGCGACACGACCTACAGGGTCCACATCGACGGCTACAACCTGCTCCCGTACCTGACGGGCGCGGCGGAGAGGTCGCCGCGCCAGGGCCTCGTCTACTTCTCCGACGACGGCGACGTGCTGGCGCTGCGCTTCGACAACTGGAAGGTCGTCTTCATGGAGCAGCGCGAGCAGGGCACGCTGCAGATCTGGGCCGAGCCGTTCGTCGCCCTGCGCGTGCCCAAGTTGTTCAACTTGCGCATGGACCCGTTCGAGCGCGCCGACATCACGTCCAACACCTACTGGGACTGGATGTTCGAGAACGACTACATCGTGCTCGCGGCGACCGGCCTGGTCACGCAGTTCCTGGCGACGTTCGAGGAGTTCCCGCCGCGCCAGAAGGCGGCGAGCTTCACGATCGACCAGGTCGTGGACAAGCTCAACAGCGTCCTGACGTCGGGGCGCTGA